A stretch of Coccidioides posadasii str. Silveira chromosome 2, complete sequence DNA encodes these proteins:
- a CDS encoding Type I Iterative PKS (CAZy:CE10~antiSMASH:Cluster_2.2~antiSMASH:Cluster_2.3~SMCOG1022:Beta-ketoacyl synthase~EggNog:ENOG410PJBH~COG:I): MARTIIETMNSEGCHSRVHGRVDGCQEADGISVLFGPQGTVTSESMLEMRKFLEDNPALDFLSTTISELPALWPAVLDVCPSLDKIPAKKKLDELVRFLTEGGDPAAILSSEPLPSNNIIISPLTVVYQIIEFWKLSHGYFFDSNDDSGCQNPSNISDVQGFCLGFLTAISVSCSRSEAQFQSLSSKAVRLAMCLGAWVDFDALNHNVSECASAVAVRWKSDTHWKQLEHTMALYPKAYISCRTDAKTVTITLPERDSAPFMSELARLNLPAMLLEPRGRWHHRDHLPGLRDLLYLCQRDERFQFPDANGLNSSLLSNMNGEAITQGSLHSIALQSILTQQSRWDLLFDTWLLKGRSFGHFMIGEKVLVPRIANKGLSSTAALSSPPTATPTTAATMLEDQEEANIPDSAIAIIGMACRYPDADSLEEFWDLIKAGTCVVRPFPEDRFKPSCLNREPKGPFWGGYVREPDVFDHQFFGISGREAKSMDPQQRMSLAVAYEAMESAGYCGLRSGEFDRDIGCYVGVANDDYDCNVASHPINAFSLTGTLRSFIAGRISHFFGWSGPSVTLDTACSASAVAIHTACKALQTNDCSVALAGGACAVTSSRMTQNLIGAGFLSPTGASKAFDVDADGYCRAEGAGMVVLRRLQDAVQHGDSILGIITGSAVNQGSNCSPIIVPDSASQVALYKKALRVSGTLPAEVTYVEAHGTGTQVGDPNEFRSIRETFGSVDRQDDVFVGSVKDNIGHTEASSGVASLLKTILMMQKKTIPKLANFNRLNPKIEPLGKDHVVIPTQSREWKATKRRIALINNYGASGNNAALVLQEATASTSPAVSSPACSHYPIYISGKTAEAARSYCEPLRTFLSTGDRLSLSDIAYNLAIKQNRDFEHFLTLTASSVRDLSSQLKKIASGTTSTEVRSSHQRPAVVLCFGGQDGKLAHISKDLYDNCVVLQRYLAECESACAQELDLPSVLFPTIFNPGPIEDLVILHCTLFSIQYSCAKSWLDSGLKVDKLIGHSFGQLTALCVAGSLAVVEAVRLVAQRARLLQTHCSPPQNGLMLAVEGKLLDVEHLLRLAEQQQPRLSADIACYNGPQSFVIAGDEISIQEVEKAASLLSATCHFRMKRLENSHAFHSRLLDNIIPGLLQAAGELSFQAPAIPIEACTDNDDDWSQAITADKIARHTRAPVHFMNAVRRIEQQAQNGPVLWLEAGSGSPIIPMIKRATINHLDQHIYIATPLRSDVNSQLNLANATSCLWSSGVRVQFWPFHSHQRSSYNWINLPPYQFAKTRHWLDYKPATAVWEETSITGPETTLDENTELIRRLHPTNHNLSYRDGSGEENVALFEINPKNELYQLGTQGHEVVDQSLCPASMYTEFVLTASRLLTHAETDLVPRVSRLAMSSPLVLNPVGRIFLRLQAVEKSLSWDFSIYSHDRQTNPLAAEAAITTHGTGCVTLISEESSSSSISASSTISPFRSLQSLILQRCHEIQNSPMSIGYKGPTVYKAFRPVVTYVDYYRGIQSIYNLGQEAVAHITMPPARPPNMGTGVCDPVLIDSFTQVSGVLANCFALGEENPGEMWVCNFIGDIELSREFIEHAREDKHAWTAYGKYEIPTPKRLTCDIFVFEPLSGNIVFTIRAIEFQKVSVKSLSKILGRLNNNDNRKMTPASQTRPVQDTWAPVNEKPQVPEITRSTATITRAAASPTGNADSFGSLSLQKELDLSARRVPADMPIPDIQPVSSSASSSLEKIQEMLQDILEIPLETISPNALLEDLGIDSLLATELFSEMNKRFAVSISHSQFATISDVQGLAGLVSVTTTPETYSRRLGPASSTSASRLPSSSPTEAASTRPSSVEPSSSRSSPPPTYPSQLERETVVYGERDGIPLSADIYYPNGNNGLGKPLPIALMIHGGGHVMYTRKDIRDDQTKILLRAGFLPISIDYRLCPEVSLHEGAMQDVCDALYWARNILPNLTLPGRPDISADGDRVVAVGWSSGGQLAMSLGWMASSLGIRPPEAVFAFYCPTDYEDPFWSRPNRPFNQEPVPLSSSPRSEGYEHLYEGLCDKPIVGYSPGASKRALGGWMSLDDARSRIILHMNWEGQSLPILINGLSRKRIPTKLPSPSIEQIRNISPLAHIRAGRYRTPTFFIHGTRDDLVPWQQSQRTYEALIENGVPAQLVILEDALHLFDMYRDFKRNARAIKAVNDGFEFLRAYV; this comes from the exons ATGGCCAGAACGATAATTGAAACTATGAACAGCGAAGGGTGCCATAGCCGGGTGCACGGCCGAGTAGACGGCTGTCAGGAAGCAGATGGCATCTCAGTGTTATTTGGACCTCAGGGCACTGTCACATCCGAGTCAATGCTCGAGATGCGCAAGTTCCTGGAAGACAACCCTGCTTTAGATTTCCTTTCGACGACAATCTCAGAACTTCCGGCGCTTTGGCCCGCCGTTCTCGACGTTTGCCCCAGTTTAGACAAGATTCCGGCTAAGAAAAAGTTGGATGAACTCGTCCGTTTCCTAACTGAAGGAGGAGACCCAGCCGCGATATTATCCTCAGAACCGCTACCCTCGAACAACATCATCATAAGCCCACTAACGGTGGTATATCAGATTATCGAATTTTGGAAGCTCAGCCATGGCTACTTCTTTGACAGTAACGACGACAGTGGATGCCAAAATCCGTCAAATATATCAGACGTTCAAGGATTTTGCCTGGGATTCTTGACTGCGATATCCGTTTCTTGTTCGCGAAGCGAAGCGCAATTTCAGTCTCTATCTTCGAAAGCGGTGCGCCTGGCTATGTGTCTTGGAGCCTGGGTCGATTTCGATGCACTCAATCATAACGTGTCTGAATGTGCATCAGCTGTTGCTGTTCGATGGAAATCGGATACACATTGGAAGCAATTGGAACACACTATGGCGCTGTATCCTAAA GCCTACATCTCGTGCCGCACTGATGCGAAAACCGTAACAATCACCCTCCCAGAGCGGGACTCGGCTCCGTTCATGTCGGAGCTGGCCCGGCTGAATTTGCCTGCCATGTTGCTTGAACCGCGAGGACGCTGGCATCATCGGGACCATCTTCCCGGACTACGTGACCTTTTATACCTTTGCCAGCGTGACGAACGTTTCCAGTTCCCGGATGCCAATGGATTGAATAGCTCTCTCCTGTCTAACATGAACGGAGAAGCTATCACACAAGGATCGCTCCATAGCATCGCCCTGCAATCAATCCTTACCCAGCAATCTCGATGGGATCTGCTGTTTGACACTTGGTTGCTTAAGGGCCGAAGTTTTGGTCACTTCATGATTGGTGAAAAGGTCTTGGTCCCCCGAATCGCTAACAAGGGATTGTCTAGCACCGCCGCATTATCGTCACCGCCAACAGCAACACCCACCACAGCAGCAACAATGCTGGAGGATCAAGAAGAAGCTAACATTCCCGACTCTGCAATTGCCATCATTGGAATGGCCTGCAGGTACCCTGATGCCGACTCGTTGGAGGAGTTCTGGGACTTGATCAAAGCTGGGACATGCGTGGTCCGGCCGTTTCCTGAGGATCGATTCAAACCGTCTTGTCTCAATCGTGAACCGAAGGGGCCGTTCTGGGGCGGCTACGTTCGGGAGCCAGATGTATTTGACCACCAATTCTTCGGCATTTCGGGTCGTGAAGCCAAGTCCATGGACCCCCAGCAGAGGATGTCTCTGGCAGTTGCTTACGAAGCAATGGAATCCGCAGGATACTGCGGCCTTCGCTCCGGTGAATTCGATCGAGACATAGGATGCTACGTTGGGGTTGCTAACGACGATTATGATTGCAATGTGGCTTCGCACCCTATCAATGCCTTCTCGCTGACGGGTACTTTGAGATCGTTCATTGCTGGTCGAATTAGCCATTTTTTTGGATGGTCTGGGCCGTCGGTCACGCTGGACACGGCATGCTCTGCCTCTGCTGTCGCCATTCATACAGCTTGCAAGGCACTTCAGACCAATGATTGCTCCGTGGCCTTGGCGGGCGGCGCCTGTGCTGTGACCAGTTCGCGTATGACGCAAAACCTGATTGGGGCAGGGTTCTTGAGTCCAACTGGAGCATCCAAAGCATTCGATGTGGATGCGGATGGGTATTGCCGCGCTGAAGGCGCAGGTATGGTGGTATTGAGGCGCCTTCAAGATGCAGTGCAGCACGGGGACTCCATCCTCGGCATCATCACCGGATCCGCCGTGAATCAGGGATCCAACTGTTCTCCTATTATCGTACCCGATTCAGCGTCTCAGGTTGCCCTTTACAAAAAGGCATTAAGAGTGTCCGGGACCCTTCCTGCTGAGGTAACCTACGTAGAAGCTCACGGTACGGGTACTCAAGTCGGCGACCCAAACGAGTTCAGGAGCATCCGGGAGACATTTGGGAGCGTGGACCGACAGGATGACGTCTTTGTTGGTTCCGTCAAAGACAATATTGGTCATACAGAAGCGTCCTCGGGCGTAGCGTCGCTGTTGAAAACCATTTTGATGATGCAGAAGAAGACTATACCCAAGCTAGCCAATTTCAATCGTCTCAATCCTAAGATTGAGCCCTTGGGTAAAGATCATGTTGTGATACCGACGCAATCGCGCGAGTGGAAAGCCACCAAACGGCGCATAGCATTGATCAACAACTATGGTGCGTCAGGGAACAACGCGGCTCTCGTTCTTCAGGAAGCCACTGCGTCGACTTCTCCCGCTGTATCCTCTCCCGCTTGTTCTCATTAtcctatatatatatccgGGAAGACGGCGGAAGCAGCTCGTTCCTACTGTGAACCTCTGAGAACGTTCCTCTCAACAGGTGACAGACTGAGTCTGTCCGATATCGCTTACAATCTGGCCATCAAACAGAATCGGGACTTCGAACACTTCCTCACACTGACCGCTTCCAGCGTCCGGGATCTTTCTAGCCAACTAAAGAAGATTGCTTCCGGCACCACATCTACCGAAGTAAGATCCAGCCACCAACGTCCTGCCGTTGTGCTCTGCTTTGGTGGCCAGGACGGGAAGCTGGCACATATCTCGAAAGATCTGTACGATAACTGCGTGGTCTTGCAGCGCTACCTC GCTGAATGCGAGTCTGCCTGCGCGCAGGAGCTAGACCTCCCCAGTGTCTTGTTCCCAACCATTTTCAATCCTGGCCCGATCGAGGACTTGGTGATTTTACACTGTACCCTCTTCTCGATCCAATATTCATGCGCTAAATCATGGCTGGATTCTGGCCTGAAGGTCGACAAACTCATCGGGCATAGTTTCGGTCAGCTGACCGCGCTGTGTGTGGCTGGATCGTTGGCCGTTGTTGAAGCAGTTCGACTCGTTGCACAGCGTGCCCGACTGCTGCAGACACACTGCAGCCCTCCCCAGAATGGCTTAATGCTGGCTGTTGAGGGAAAGTTATTGGATGTAGAGCATCTCCTCCGTCTCGctgagcagcagcagccgcGCCTTTCGGCCGATATTGCATGCTACAACGGCCCTCAAAGCTTCGTCATTGCCGGCGATGAGATATCTATTCAGGAAGTCGAGAAAGCAGCATCATTACTATCAGCGACATGCCATTTCCGGATGAAACGTTTGGAAAACAGCCATGCATTCCACTCACGTCTCCTAGATAACATTATTCCTGGTCTCCTTCAAGCAGCTGGAGAACTTAGTTTCCAAGCCCCTGCGATACCGATTGAAGCATGCACCgacaatgatgatgattGGAGCCAGGCCATCACTGCAGACAAAATCGCCCGACACACTCGTGCACCTGTTCACTTTATGAATGCTGTTAGGAGGATCGAACAGCAAGCACAAAATGGCCCTGTGTTATGGCTCGAAGCAGGATCAGGATCGCCAATCATACCCATGATCAAACGAGCCACTATTAATCACCTCGACCAGCATATCTATATTGCCACACCTCTTCGATCCGATGTGAATTCCCAACTCAACCTCGCAAATGCTACATCTTGCTTATGGTCTAGCGGAGTGAGGGTGCAGTTCTGGCCATTTCACTCCCATCAGCGCTCATCATACAATTGGATTAATCTACCTCCGTACCAGTTTGCGAAAACCCGTCATTGGTTAGATTATAAACCGGCGACGGCCGTGTGGGAGGAGACGTCTATTACGGGCCCTGAAACGACCTTGGATGAGAATACTGAGTTGATTCGACGACTACATCCTACCAATCATAACCTATCTTATCGGGATGGTAGCGGTGAAGAGAACGTTGCTCTATTCGAAATCAATCCCAAGAATGAACTCTACCAGCTAGGTACGCAAGGACACGAAGTCGTTGACCAAAGCCTCTGTCCAGCATCGATGTATACGGAATTCGTCCTAACAGCCTCCCGCTTGTTGACGCATGCTGAGACAGATTTGGTACCGCGCGTATCAAGATTGGCAATGTCTTCGCCTCTCGTACTCAATCCAGTTGGGAGAATATTCTTGAGGCTGCAAGCGGTAGAGAAGTCGCTATCATGGGACTTCTCAATCTACAGCCATGACAGGCAAACTAATCCTCTTGCGGCTGAGGCGGCGATCACAACACACGGCACAGGGTGCGTCACGTTAATTTCCGAAGAGTCCAGCAGCAGTAGTATTTCGGCGTCTTCGACCATCAGTCCGTTCCGCTCACTTCAAAGCCTGATACTTCAACGATGTCACGAAATCCAAAATTCTCCCATGTCAATCGGCTACAAAGGTCCTACAGTCTACAAAGCGTTTCGCCCAGTGGTGACATACGTAGACTACTATCGCGGGATTCAAAGTATCTACAACCTAGGCCAGGAAGCTGTCGCCCACATTACCATGCCGCCAGCACGACCACCCAACATGGGAACGGGCGTCTGCGACCCAGTACTGATCGACAGCTTTACGCAGGTCTCGGGCGTTTTGGCTAACTGCTTTGCGCTAGGCGAAGAGAATCCAGGCGAGATGTGGGTGTGCAATTTCATCGGCGACATTGAGCTGAGCCGAGAATTCATCGAGCATGCGAGAGAAGATAAGCACGCGTGGACAGCATATGGCAAGTATGAGATACCCACTCCCAAGAGGCTGACGTGCGATATTTTCGTGTTTGAGCCGCTCTCGGGGAACATCGTCTTTACTATAAGGGCAATCGAATTTCAGAAAGTTTCGGTCAAGTCTTTGTCGAAGATTCTTGGGAGGCTCAACAACAATGACAACCGCAAAATGACTCCAGCATCACAAACACGCCCAGTTCAGGATACATGGGCTCCGGTGAATGAAAAGCCACAGGTGCCTGAGATAACGAGGTCGACAGCCACAATAAcaagagcagcagcaagTCCAACTGGAAATGCGGATAGTTTTGGATCCCTGTCACTACAAAAGGAGCTCGACCTCTCTGCTAGAAGAGTCCCGGCAGATATGCCCATACCTGACATTCAGCCCGTATCGTCATCGGCGTCTTCGTCACTGGAGAAAATCCAGGAAATGCTGCAGGACATACTGGAAATTCCCCTAGAGACCATTTCGCCTAATGCGCTTCTCGAGGATCTCGGGATCGACTCTCTGCTGGCTACGGAGCTTTTCTCCGAGATGAACAAGCGCTTTGCTGTTTCCATCTCACATTCGCAGTTTGCCACCATTTCTGACGTTCAAGGCCTCGCTGGGTTGGTGTCGGTGACGACCACTCCCGAGACGTATAGTCGTCGTTTGGGTCCGGCATCATCGACTTCAGCGTCAAGGCTGCCATCTTCTTCCCCGACTGAGGCGGCCTCAACACGCCCATCCAGCGTCGAACCGTCTTCTTCTCGTTCATCGCCGCCTCCTACTTACCCTTCTCAACTTGAAAGAGAAACAGTCGTTTACGGCGAACGAGATGGGATCCCCCTATCAGCCGATATCTACTATCCCAATGGCAATAATGGACTGGGAAAGCCGCTCCCGATTG CTCTCATGATCCATGGTGGAGGCCACGTCATGTATACACGCAAAGACATCCGCGACGACCAGACCAAAATCCTTCTGCGTGCTGGATTCTTGCCTATCAGCATCGATTACAGACTATGTCCCGAAGTTTCGCTCCACGAAGGAGCCATGCAGGACGTTTGCGATGCATTGTATTGGGCACGAAATATACTACCTAATCTCACCCTCCCTGGGCGCCCAGACATCTCTGCCGACGGCGACAGAGTCGTAGCCGTGGGGTGGTCATCCGGGGGACAACTTGCTATGTCACTGGGGTGGATGGCATCATCGTTGGGAATCAGGCCTCCAGAAGCCGTGTTCGCGTTCTACTGTCCGACTGACTACGAAGACCCATTCTGGTCTCGACCTAATCGGCCCTTTAATCAGGAACCTGTccctctttcttcttctcctagGTCGGAAGGCTACGAGCATCTTTACGAAGGACTCTGTGACAAGCCAATCGTAGGATATTCTCCCGGTGCGTCGAAACGCGCGTTGGGAGGTTGGATGTCTCTCGACGACGCCCGCTCGCGCATCATTCTTCATATGAATTGGGAGGGCCAGTCGTTACCCATCCTCATCAACGGGCTGTCCAGAAAGCGTATTCCGACGAAACTTCCATCTCCATCCATCGAGCAGATTCGAAACATCAGTCCTCTGGCACACATCCGAGCTGGTAGGTATAGGACACCAACCTTCTTTATCCACGGAACACGAGACGATCTTGTCCCCTGGCAACAGTCGCAAAGAACATACGAGGCTCTGATCGAAAACGGTGTGCCGGCTCAGTTGGTGATTTTGGAGGATGCTTTGCATTTGTTTGACATGTATCGCGATTTTAAACGGAATGCGCGTGCCATCAAAGCGGTCAATGATGGCTTTGAGTTTCTCCGAGCGTATGTATAG
- a CDS encoding uncharacterized protein (antiSMASH:Cluster_2.2~antiSMASH:Cluster_2.3~SMCOG1034:cytochrome P450~EggNog:ENOG41KOG0159~COG:Q~TransMembrane:1 (o13-30i)) translates to MSLALDVITDSRVLVRLALLGAIFVLFRIYKSIIAPAKPWPNFPVIKLDGLDAATSWTEHALETIFRGREATNDGFFQIITGNGPKIVVPNRFLEEIKANKDLDAQKGLDAQKAFSTEHFWTYSGMIGFKAMRNYPEPIRHVVRGKVNAAMLAMTKELAAEAVAVIDASMPSKDAADDEWHSVSMQPVCEEIVARLSTLLFLGRDACRDREWLDVVRTYTFNAFRTSARLRACSPIWRPLAHRFWFSESKMVRKQCAHADMMIKPMIEKRQKLIAAGEYKSLKVGDTLGWLLEASQRFGKYIDCVGSQMLLTLGAVHNTTETMNVAVLDICKNPDVVQPLRNEIVRVLKEEGGWTKNVFSKLHLMDSFLKESQRMLPNNIAPLRRIVTRRTVLSDGTVLPKGAFVTFAGNNMDPSVYPNPDVFDAYRFLRLRGKHNDGFQYTGLSTDMIQFGYGSWACPGRFLAVTELKLALVLFLMEFDFCLDETSQEYVRHSAGANMSNRGATIKVRRRKEKEIDLMAMLE, encoded by the exons ATGTCGCTAGCCCTGGACGTGATTACTGACAGCCGTGTCCTCGTGCGGCTTGCGCTACTTGGTGCGATCTTCGTCTTGTTTCGAATATACAAATCTATAATTGCCCCGGCCAAACCATGGCCCAATTTTCCCGTGATCAAACTCGATGGGCTGGATGCCGCAACCAGCTGGACCGAACACGCTTTAGAGACGATATTTCGGGGCCGGGAAGCCACCAATGACGGCTTCTTCCAGATCATAACGGGCAATGGGCCTAAGATTGTCGTTCCAAACCGATTCCTCGAGGAAATCAAAGCCAACAAGGATCTGGACGCACAAAAGGGCTTGGACGCGCAAAAGGCCTTCTCCACAGAGCATTTCTGGACTTACTCTGGTATGATCGGCTTCAAGGCGATGAGGAACTACCCAGAACCAATCCGACATGTAGTGCGTGGAAAGGTCAACGCTGCTATGCTTGCGATGACGAAGGAGCTAGCTGCTGAAGCAGTCGCTGTTATTGATGCATCCATGCCTTCGAAAGATGCTGCAGATGATGAGTGGCATTCCGTATCGATGCAGCCGGTCTGTGAGGAGATTGTCGCCCGCCTCTCCACATTATTGTTCCTCGGCCGAGACGCCTGTCGGGACCGCGAATGGCTTGATGTAGTTAGAACCTACACCTTCAATGCCTTCAGGACATCGGCAAGACTTCGCGCCTGTTCACCTATCTGGCGGCCGCTGGCGCATCGCTTCTGGTTCTCCGAGAGCAAAATGGTGCGCAAACAATGTGCCCACGCTGATATGATGATTAAACCAATGATTGAGAAACGCCAAAAGCTGATCGCTGCCGGTGAGTATAAATCCCTCAAGGTGGGCGATACGCTTGGCTGGTTACTGGAGGCAAGCCAGCGCTTTGGAAAATATATAGACTGCGTCGGTTCGCAGATGCTGTTGACGCTTGGTGCGGTGCACAATACAACAGAGACAATGAATGTCGCTGTACTAGACATCTGCAAAAACCCTGATGTTGTCCAGCCATTGAGGAATGAGATCGTAAGGGTGTTGAAGGAAGAAGGAGGATGGACCAAAAATGTCTTCTCCAAGCTGCACCTGATGGATAGTTTCCTGAAGGAGTCGCAAAGGATGCTTCCG AATAATATTG CTCCTTTACGGCGCATCGTCACCCGCAGAACCGTTCTCTCCGATGGCACCGTCCTACCAAAAGGCGCATTCGTTACCTTCGCGGGCAATAACATGGATCCATCTGTATATCCTAACCCCGATGTCTTTGATGCATATCGCTTCTTGCGTCTCCGAGGCAAGCACAACGACGGGTTCCAATATACAGGACTCTCAACCGACATGATCCAGTTCGGATACGGTTCATGGGCATGTCCAG GCCGCTTCCTCGCCGTGACGGAGCTTAAACTTGCACTGGTGTTGTTCTTGATGGAATTCGATTTCTGTCTGGACGAGACTTCGCAAGAATATGTACGACATTCCGCGGGAGCCAACATGTCGAATCGGGGAGCAACGATCAAAGTGCGGCGTaggaaggagaaggagattGATCTGATGGCGATGTTAGAATGA
- a CDS encoding uncharacterized protein (antiSMASH:Cluster_2.2~antiSMASH:Cluster_2.3~SMCOG1005:Drug resistance transporter, EmrB/QacA~EggNog:ENOG410PUZB~COG:G~TransMembrane:13 (o20-39i51-70o76-95i107-127o139-159i171-194o206-224i245-262o282-303i312-330o336-361i373-396o455-473i)), giving the protein MLGSSTSIPTVTADLHSAAGYTWIGGAYLLANAAAGPIWTKGSDIWGRKPALLGSVLIFAVASIIAAVSANIQTLISARALQGVAAGGLFQLVAVTISDLFSLRKRALYFGWMGGVWALAGSAGPLIGGAFSELVSWRWCFWVNLPVCGLSFALLLLFLNVHNPRTGLREGLVAVDWFGTVSILGVSVLLLLGLNFGGATFPWNSAQVICLIVFGVLMIGFFLFSEKRLAKYPLMPLTVFKTLSSNATIIVAMGHSMVNIGIEYYLPLFFQSVRQASPLHSGLLLLPITITAAAADVVAGILIHRTGRYREIIWFGVTLMTLATGLYIDFWTDTPLARIIGIQIVGGTGTALLFQTPLLAIHNSVSQSEVASATASLAFIRSLATSVSVVVGGAVFQNSMTTRHSSLVAAGLSDSVLDALAGDQAAANVGIVATISDATQRRAVQDAFAWSVRNIFILYTCVAGITVVASIFIKQKHMSTEHTETKTGIENLAKRENDNSS; this is encoded by the coding sequence ATGCTGGGCTCCAGCACATCCATCCCGACAGTCACCGCCGACCTGCACTCCGCTGCAGGCTACACATGGATCGGTGGCGCCTACTTGCTGGCCAATGCTGCTGCAGGGCCCATCTGGACCAAGGGCAGCGACATCTGGGGTCGTAAGCCTGCCCTCTTGGGCTCAGTCCTGATATTTGCCGTCGCAAGCATCATCGCCGCCGTGAGCGCAAACATCCAGACGTTGATTTCTGCGCGAGCACTGCAAGGCGTGGCTGCCGGTGGCCTATTCCAATTGGTCGCTGTCACCATCTCAGATCTCTTCAGTCTGCGGAAGAGAGCGCTATATTTCGGCTGGATGGGTGGTGTGTGGGCTCTCGCTGGATCCGCCGGCCCTTTGATTGGAGGTGCATTCTCCGAGCTTGTTAGTTGGCGGTGGTGCTTCTGGGTCAATCTCCCCGTCTGCGGACTCTCCTTTGCGCTATTGTTGCTTTTCCTCAACGTGCACAATCCACGCACCGGGCTTCGTGAAGGCCTTGTGGCCGTTGACTGGTTCGGAACGGTCTCCATCTTGGGAGTCTccgttcttcttctccttggCCTCAACTTCGGCGGAGCGACATTTCCCTGGAACAGTGCCCAAGTTATCTGCTTGATTGTATTTGGAGTGCTGATGATCggcttctttctcttcagcgAGAAACGTCTGGCCAAATATCCCCTGATGCCACTCACTGTCTTCAAGACGTTGTCCAGCAACGCAACCATTATCGTGGCTATGGGACATAGTATGGTCAACATCGGCATAGAGTATTACCTCCCGCTTTTCTTTCAGAGTGTGAGGCAGGCCTCGCCGCTCCACAGTGGTCTTCTATTACTTCCCATAACGATCACGGCAGCTGCAGCGGACGTTGTGGCCGGCATCTTAATCCATCGGACAGGTCGTTACAGGGAAATCATCTGGTTTGGAGTCACGCTTATGACGCTAGCGACAGGTCTGTACATTGATTTTTGGACTGACACCCCCCTCGCCAGAATCATCGGAATTCAAATTGTCGGCGGCACGGGTACTGCACTTCTGTTCCAAACACCTCTTCTCGCCATCCACAACTCTGTCAGCCAGTCCGAGGTCGCGTCAGCTACAGCGTCTTTGGCATTTATCCGCAGTCTGGCGACATCTGTGTCCGTTGTCGTCGGCGGTGCGGTCTTTCAGAACAGCATGACGACTCGTCACTCCAGTCTTGTTGCCGCGGGTCTTAGCGACTCTGTCCTTGATGCCTTGGCCGGCGATCAAGCAGCGGCAAATGTGGGGATCGTCGCGACTATATCAGACGCCACACAACGTCGAGCCGTGCAAGACGCATTCGCGTGGAGTGTCAGAAATATATTTATCCTGTACACATGTGTAGCAGGTATTACAGTGGTGGCGAGCATTTTCATTAAGCAGAAGCACATGAGCACAGAGCACACAGAGACCAAGACTGGAATAGAAAATTTGGCAAAGAGAGAGAACGATAATAGCTCATGA